One genomic window of Etheostoma spectabile isolate EspeVRDwgs_2016 chromosome 7, UIUC_Espe_1.0, whole genome shotgun sequence includes the following:
- the bhlhe23 gene encoding class E basic helix-loop-helix protein 23: MNVSEENLLKSISNDALLDLTQRYGQSAFGFGPGHGTGSPGRFPLTPANDFLSGQTAKSNESGGEHTSDDEDGFDSLESRKRGSSFGDDKPGGPLTKKSKEQRSLRLSINARERRRMHDLNDALDGLRAVIPYAHSPSVRKLSKIATLLLAKNYILMQAQALEEMRRLVAYLNQGQTINSPIPTALAPFGQAAVYPFSGSALATCAEKCTTYSGTPSSLFKHCNDKP, from the coding sequence ATGAATGTGAGCGAAGAGAACCTGCTTAAGTCCATCAGCAACGACGCGCTCCTCGACCTGACGCAGCGCTACGGCCAATCAGCCTTTGGGTTCGGTCCTGGTCACGGTACTGGAAGTCCCGGTCGGTTCCCACTCACACCGGCCAACGACTTCCTCTCGGGGCAGACCGCGAAGTCCAACGAGAGCGGCGGGGAGCACACTAGCGACGACGAGGACGGCTTCGACTCGCTTGAGTCGCGGAAGAGAGGCTCGTCATTTGGGGACGACAAGCCCGGGGGCCCCCTCACTAAAAAGTCCAAGGAGCAGCGGTCCCTGCGGCTCAGCATCAACGCccgggagaggaggaggatgcatGATCTGAACGACGCACTGGACGGCCTGCGCGCTGTTATCCCCTACGCCCACAGCCCCTCGGTGAGAAAACTCTCCAAAATAGCCACTCTCCTCCTGGCCAAGAACTATATCCTCATGCAGGCTCAGGCTCTGGAGGAGATGAGGCGGCTGGTGGCTTATCTGAACCAGGGACAGACCATAAATTCACCAATCCCCACCGCCCTGGCGCCCTTTGGACAGGCTGCCGTCTACCCATTCTCCGGCTCTGCACTCGCCACCTGTGCCGAAAAGTGCACTACTTACTCCGGGACACCGTCGAGTCTCTTTAAACACTGTAACGACAAGCCTTGA